CAAACCCATTTATGCGTAAACTTAGTTATGAtattagacatatatatatgtcttagCATGGAGTATAAAACAACATCACcaatatcaataatacaaactATTAATTAGAAAGATGTCGTCTTCCCTTCGGCTAAGAAACGCAAACACTCCGGCTCCGGAGCTCGACGAGTTTTCCGATCAGCCATCGTCAGAAACACGGATGCTCAAAAGACAGATGTCAGTGTCTCAGCGAGCTATGTCAAACACGCTGACGTCAGCAGCAAATCTCTCAAACCTACTCCCAACGGGAACACTCCTCGCGTTTCAACTCCTAACGCCGGTTTTCACTTCAAACGGCGTTTGCGACCACGCAACGCGCTCCCTAACCGCCGTTCTCCTCTACCTCTTAGCCGCGTCTTGCTTCGTCAGCTCCTTCACCGATAGCGTCAAAGCCCACGACGGAACTACCTACTTCGGTTTCGTGACGTTCAAAGGCATGTGGGTCGTTGACTATCCTGACCCGTCCGGTTTTGGTTTACCCGATTTATCCAAGTACCGGATGCGTGTCGTTGATTGGATCCACGCCACGTTGTCGGTTTTAGTGTTTGGAGCGGTTGCGTTGAGAGATAAGTATGTAACGGACTGCTTTTGTCCGTCCCCGGAGGCAGAGACGAAACATGTCCTGGACATTGTTCCGGTGGGTGTTGGGGTTATGTGTAGCttattgtttatggtttttccAACAAGACGTCACGGCATTGGGTATCTTGTTACCGGAAATGTTGATCNNNNNNNNNNNNNNNNNNNNNNNNNNNNNNNNNNNNN
Above is a window of Camelina sativa cultivar DH55 unplaced genomic scaffold, Cs unpScaffold01818, whole genome shotgun sequence DNA encoding:
- the LOC104774184 gene encoding uncharacterized protein LOC104774184, which translates into the protein MSSSLRLRNANTPAPELDEFSDQPSSETRMLKRQMSVSQRAMSNTLTSAANLSNLLPTGTLLAFQLLTPVFTSNGVCDHATRSLTAVLLYLLAASCFVSSFTDSVKAHDGTTYFGFVTFKGMWVVDYPDPSGFGLPDLSKYRMRVVDWIHATLSVLVFGAVALRDKYVTDCFCPSPEAETKHVLDIVPVGVGVMCSLLFMVFPTRRHGIGYLVTGNVD